From a single Enterococcus gilvus ATCC BAA-350 genomic region:
- a CDS encoding VirD4-like conjugal transfer protein, CD1115 family: MSSLLAESDGLILGKFQSGNVVIQPEDSKISNRNIFVVGGPGSFKTQSYVLPNVVNNRSTSIVVTDPKGEIYELTNEIKKAQGFKTVVINFKDFLLSSRYNPLLYIRKSNDTNKIANVIVSAKNDPKRKDFWFNAQLNLLNTLIKYVYFEYEPSARTIEGILDFLEEFDPRYNEEGVSELDEQFERLPDGHEAKRSYYLGFRQAQSEARPNIVISLLTTLQDFVDKEVSEFTSTNDFFFEELGTSKICLYVLISPLDRTWDGLVNLFFQQMFTELYFLGDKHNAKLPVPLVMLLDEFVNLGYFPTYENFLATCRGYRISVSTILQSLPQGFELYGDKKFKAIIGNHAIKICLGGVEETTAEYFSRQVNDTTIKVYTGGTSESKTSAKTTNRSGSKSESYGYQKRRLITEGEVINLQQEENGRKSIVLIDGKPYMLRKTPQFELFGNLLKKHEISQQDYISSQTEFAKETIEELEKQHKQRKVQLASAPIFHEKKQEDDLNKKEINLPEQPIESEVTEEEEEKELLMSDILSSFDEGIEENTTNNDNSELPF, from the coding sequence ATGAGTAGTTTATTAGCAGAATCAGACGGTTTAATCTTAGGGAAATTTCAAAGCGGAAATGTTGTGATCCAACCCGAAGATAGCAAAATAAGCAATCGAAATATTTTTGTAGTAGGTGGTCCAGGATCATTTAAAACACAAAGCTATGTTTTGCCTAATGTTGTAAATAATCGCAGTACGTCAATTGTTGTAACCGATCCAAAAGGGGAAATTTACGAGTTAACCAATGAAATAAAAAAAGCCCAGGGCTTCAAAACAGTTGTGATAAATTTTAAAGATTTCTTGCTAAGTTCTAGGTACAATCCGTTACTCTATATCCGCAAATCAAATGATACAAACAAGATTGCAAACGTCATAGTATCAGCAAAGAATGATCCCAAACGGAAAGATTTTTGGTTCAATGCACAATTAAACTTATTAAATACACTGATTAAATATGTTTATTTTGAATATGAACCAAGCGCAAGAACAATTGAGGGTATTTTAGACTTTTTAGAAGAATTTGATCCACGCTATAACGAAGAAGGTGTATCAGAACTTGATGAACAATTTGAGCGTTTGCCAGACGGACACGAAGCAAAACGCAGTTACTATTTAGGCTTCCGACAAGCACAAAGTGAAGCAAGACCAAACATTGTTATTAGTCTATTGACGACTTTGCAAGATTTTGTTGATAAAGAAGTATCAGAATTTACCAGTACCAACGATTTTTTCTTTGAGGAATTAGGAACGTCAAAAATTTGTTTATACGTGCTAATTTCCCCATTAGATCGAACTTGGGACGGTTTAGTGAATCTATTTTTCCAACAAATGTTTACAGAGTTATATTTTTTAGGAGATAAACACAACGCAAAATTGCCAGTACCTTTAGTTATGTTACTAGATGAATTTGTCAATTTGGGCTATTTTCCAACATACGAGAATTTTCTTGCAACGTGTCGAGGGTATCGTATTTCAGTTAGTACCATATTACAATCTTTGCCCCAGGGCTTTGAACTTTACGGAGATAAGAAATTTAAAGCGATCATTGGGAATCATGCCATTAAAATATGTCTAGGTGGTGTAGAGGAAACGACCGCTGAATACTTTTCAAGACAAGTAAATGATACAACAATCAAAGTATATACAGGCGGAACAAGTGAAAGTAAAACGTCCGCAAAAACAACTAACCGAAGCGGAAGTAAGTCAGAAAGCTACGGTTACCAAAAAAGGCGATTGATTACCGAAGGGGAAGTTATCAATTTACAACAAGAAGAAAATGGCAGAAAAAGTATTGTGTTAATTGACGGTAAACCTTACATGTTAAGAAAAACGCCACAATTTGAATTGTTCGGAAATCTTCTTAAAAAGCATGAAATTTCACAGCAAGATTATATAAGCAGTCAAACGGAATTTGCCAAAGAAACCATTGAGGAATTGGAAAAACAGCACAAACAACGAAAAGTACAACTAGCAAGCGCCCCAATTTTTCACGAGAAGAAACAAGAAGATGATTTGAATAAAAAAGAAATAAATCTACCTGAACAACCGATCGAATCAGAAGTAACAGAAGAAGAGGAAGAAAAAGAACTATTAATGAGTGATATTCTAAGTAGTTTTGATGAAGGTATAGAGGAAAACACAACCAACAATGACAACAGCGAATTACCATTTTAA
- a CDS encoding conjugal transfer protein TrbL family protein gives MDLIDKAGEVAGDVADKISDTVSGVFEGVKESVDSVLHPIDTLLGNWGSDLLEASMKIANKTTFDIPNIELISTITNVFVFATTTFAICIVLYKVIEAQIQASNGSGDALTANIVQKLFYSSIALATLPWAMNFFIKKIVAPIGEYVIQQVANDLNVETIGERLRNFLVSNFFNGGVSAVVLFVFVIFFAFSIAKYFVAICVFYADFLVLTMLTPLVALSLLTDEQNYFQIWIKELLSEALTMLIKLILYLLMITLMIAEKYTLPNFMLMVGCGLLIIKTPSALQNMWYSTKVSKGGGLGNLAMMAMFRK, from the coding sequence ATGGATTTAATAGATAAAGCAGGAGAGGTTGCAGGTGATGTAGCAGACAAAATATCAGACACAGTTTCAGGAGTTTTTGAAGGCGTAAAAGAGAGTGTGGATAGTGTATTGCACCCGATTGATACCTTGTTAGGCAATTGGGGCAGTGACCTTTTAGAAGCCAGTATGAAAATTGCCAATAAGACGACTTTTGATATTCCCAATATCGAATTAATTAGTACCATTACCAATGTGTTTGTCTTTGCAACGACAACCTTTGCGATTTGTATTGTGTTGTATAAGGTCATTGAAGCGCAAATACAAGCTTCTAATGGGAGTGGTGACGCATTGACCGCTAATATTGTTCAAAAGCTGTTTTACTCGTCTATTGCCTTAGCAACGTTGCCCTGGGCAATGAACTTTTTTATCAAAAAGATTGTTGCACCAATCGGGGAATATGTGATCCAACAAGTCGCCAATGATTTGAACGTGGAAACGATCGGTGAGCGATTGCGTAATTTTTTAGTTTCAAATTTCTTTAATGGTGGCGTTAGTGCCGTTGTTCTCTTTGTTTTTGTGATATTCTTTGCCTTTTCAATTGCCAAGTATTTTGTAGCGATTTGTGTCTTTTATGCCGATTTCTTGGTACTGACTATGTTAACACCATTAGTTGCCTTATCGCTTTTAACAGACGAACAAAATTACTTTCAAATATGGATCAAAGAACTGTTATCCGAAGCACTCACAATGCTTATTAAGCTTATTTTGTACTTACTCATGATTACACTCATGATTGCTGAAAAATACACGTTACCAAACTTTATGTTAATGGTTGGTTGTGGCTTGTTGATTATCAAAACACCGTCAGCCCTACAAAATATGTGGTATTCAACCAAAGTGTCAAAAGGTGGCGGACTTGGAAACTTAGCAATGATGGCTATGTTTAGAAAATAA
- a CDS encoding LPXTG cell wall anchor domain-containing protein, translating into MKKIALLTLFSTALLVSAPLVSFADEATDSSGVSVLADDVVDPVEPTDPTTPVDPVDPVDPVDPVDPVDPVDPVDPVDPVDPVDPVDPVDPVDPVDPVDPVDPVDPVDPVDPVDPTEPTEPTEPTEPTEPTEPTEPTEPTEPTEPTEPTEPTEPSKPTEPSKPTVPNKPVDTNPIENPVNTDTDVVIVAVEDSKPIIQLADGTTKKVEAKEIGANVQKDGTVTVKGSDGKMKVLPKTGETENIALSVLGSVMVLGSGIIFKKRI; encoded by the coding sequence ATGAAAAAAATTGCCCTTTTAACACTTTTTAGTACAGCGCTATTGGTATCAGCTCCACTTGTTAGTTTTGCGGACGAAGCAACAGATAGTTCAGGTGTCAGTGTTCTAGCTGATGATGTAGTTGATCCAGTAGAACCAACCGATCCAACTACTCCGGTTGATCCAGTTGATCCGGTTGATCCGGTTGATCCGGTTGATCCGGTTGATCCGGTTGACCCGGTTGATCCAGTTGATCCGGTTGATCCGGTTGATCCGGTTGATCCGGTTGATCCGGTTGATCCGGTTGATCCGGTTGATCCAGTTGATCCAGTTGATCCAGTTGATCCAGTTGATCCAGTTGATCCAACAGAGCCAACGGAACCAACGGAACCAACGGAGCCAACGGAACCAACGGAACCAACGGAACCAACAGAGCCAACGGAACCAACGGAACCAACAGAGCCAACAGAGCCAACGGAACCAAGCAAGCCGACAGAACCAAGTAAACCAACAGTACCAAACAAACCAGTAGACACAAACCCAATTGAAAACCCAGTTAATACAGATACAGACGTTGTGATTGTTGCAGTTGAAGATAGTAAGCCAATCATTCAATTAGCAGACGGAACAACAAAAAAAGTTGAAGCTAAAGAAATTGGCGCAAACGTTCAAAAAGACGGAACAGTAACGGTTAAAGGTTCAGACGGAAAAATGAAAGTTTTACCAAAAACAGGAGAAACAGAAAATATTGCATTGTCTGTCCTAGGGTCAGTAATGGTATTAGGATCAGGAATCATTTTTAAAAAGAGAATTTAA
- a CDS encoding type I toxin-antitoxin system Fst family toxin — MEQIISLVIAPLLVGLIITLVDHWLDD; from the coding sequence ATGGAACAAATTATCTCGTTAGTTATCGCACCACTTTTAGTGGGTCTAATAATCACATTAGTTGATCATTGGTTAGATGATTAG
- a CDS encoding IS6 family transposase has product MNHFKGKQFQQDVIIVAVGYYLRYNLSYREVQEILYDCGINVSHTTIYRWVQEYGKLLYQIWKKKNKKSFYSWKMDETYIKIKGKWHYLYRAIDANGLTLDIWLRKKRDTQAAYAFLKRLVKQFDEPKVVVTDKAPSITSAFKKLKEYGFYQGTEHRTIKYLNNLIEQDHRSVKRRNKFYRSLRTASTTIKGMEAIRGLYKKTRKEGTLFGFSVSTEIKVLMGITA; this is encoded by the coding sequence ATGAATCATTTTAAAGGAAAGCAATTTCAGCAGGATGTGATTATTGTAGCCGTGGGCTACTATCTTCGTTATAACCTTAGCTATCGTGAAGTTCAAGAAATCTTATATGATTGTGGCATTAACGTTTCTCATACGACGATTTATCGTTGGGTGCAAGAATATGGCAAACTACTCTATCAAATTTGGAAAAAGAAAAATAAAAAATCCTTTTATTCATGGAAAATGGATGAAACGTACATCAAAATTAAAGGAAAATGGCATTATTTGTATCGAGCCATCGATGCAAATGGTTTAACCTTGGATATTTGGTTACGTAAAAAACGGGACACACAAGCAGCCTATGCTTTTCTTAAGCGGTTAGTGAAGCAGTTTGATGAACCGAAGGTTGTAGTCACAGATAAAGCCCCCTCTATTACAAGTGCCTTTAAGAAACTAAAAGAATACGGCTTTTATCAAGGGACAGAACATCGTACCATTAAATACCTGAATAATTTGATTGAACAAGACCATCGTTCAGTAAAGAGACGCAATAAATTCTATCGAAGTTTACGCACTGCCTCTACCACGATTAAAGGCATGGAAGCCATTCGAGGATTATATAAGAAAACCCGAAAAGAAGGCACTCTCTTCGGCTTTTCGGTGTCTACTGAAATCAAGGTATTAATGGGAATAACAGCCTAA
- a CDS encoding alpha-L-rhamnosidase C-terminal domain-containing protein, which translates to MQQNRRISTQIECKNGQFKLTVEIPVNTTAEIIFPDNNGSVEVGSGIHSYKFPTTIDLTQEVYSFESTLGEIVANPKGKAMLVTLSPGILDNPMIEYAYEMTINELSGQAAEAKPLFAAIIDSLNKNED; encoded by the coding sequence TTGCAACAGAACCGCCGAATTTCTACTCAAATAGAATGCAAAAATGGCCAGTTTAAACTGACGGTAGAAATACCGGTAAATACAACGGCTGAAATTATTTTTCCGGACAACAATGGTTCTGTCGAAGTAGGATCTGGCATACATTCTTATAAATTCCCGACGACAATTGACTTAACACAAGAAGTCTATTCATTTGAATCAACACTAGGAGAAATTGTGGCTAATCCGAAAGGCAAGGCGATGTTAGTTACGCTTTCGCCAGGTATATTGGATAACCCGATGATTGAATACGCATATGAAATGACAATTAATGAATTATCCGGACAAGCAGCAGAAGCTAAACCACTTTTCGCAGCAATCATAGATTCTTTAAATAAAAATGAAGATTAA
- a CDS encoding helix-turn-helix transcriptional regulator, translating to MEHWLKANYSWSEDSVRYIHTPSKRTQQLFFHIQEIGHFKASKPYYTERENLPSYLMNFTLSGKGRLFYRGKDYELQAGDFFFIDCKEYQYYETLSDEPWEMDWIHFYGGTSTSFYEEFIRTGNNVVKTTGVPEKNAIHFIMQQLLALEKHADARTDFESSLLIHKLTNELIQQKYAIDFTRSEIPPYIIALKEYLDTNVNQVITLNQLEQRYHLNRYQIIKEFTQYIGTSPIDYLINAKLSKAKDLLRYSDLSVQVIAQTVGIENPAYFSRLFKKRIGVSPKYYRLIIV from the coding sequence ATGGAACATTGGTTAAAGGCAAACTATTCCTGGAGTGAGGACTCGGTTCGTTACATCCATACCCCTTCCAAACGAACACAACAACTATTCTTTCATATTCAAGAAATTGGCCACTTTAAAGCCAGTAAACCTTACTATACAGAACGCGAAAATCTTCCATCTTATTTGATGAATTTCACACTTTCTGGTAAGGGACGGTTATTTTATCGAGGAAAAGATTACGAATTACAAGCTGGTGACTTTTTCTTCATTGATTGTAAAGAGTATCAATACTATGAAACGCTTAGCGATGAACCTTGGGAAATGGATTGGATTCATTTTTATGGCGGTACTTCGACTTCTTTTTATGAAGAGTTTATTCGAACCGGTAATAATGTAGTCAAAACGACAGGTGTACCAGAAAAAAATGCCATTCATTTTATCATGCAACAACTACTAGCGTTGGAAAAACACGCTGATGCACGAACGGATTTTGAATCTTCTCTCCTCATTCACAAATTAACAAATGAATTAATTCAACAAAAATATGCCATTGATTTTACGCGCAGTGAGATTCCACCATATATTATCGCCCTAAAGGAATATTTAGACACAAACGTCAATCAAGTTATTACCTTAAATCAATTAGAACAACGCTACCACTTAAACCGTTATCAAATTATCAAAGAATTTACTCAATATATCGGTACCTCCCCTATTGATTATTTAATTAATGCAAAATTATCAAAAGCCAAAGATTTACTTCGCTATTCTGATTTATCTGTTCAGGTTATTGCGCAGACGGTCGGTATCGAAAATCCAGCCTATTTCTCTCGCCTTTTTAAAAAGAGAATTGGGGTTTCTCCTAAATATTATCGTTTGATTATTGTATAA
- the rhaB gene encoding rhamnulokinase: protein MEHYLAVDIGASSGRVLLSTLNDGKMSLTEIHRFKNGFSFRDGHDRWAIEELVTNIIKGLELAKEQYGVESCTLGIDTWAVDYCLIDKEGNLLADPIAYRDARTEYAVEKVSQEISLDELYERTGIQIQPFNTLFQLFVEDKTLLDKADKIALIPDYLGYRLTGNLVTEKTNASTTQLLNPGTLTWDVKLMQILGIDTSYFAPLVDAGNILGKLAKDQFPANDLPETTVITVATHDTASAVLGTPSNSTDNWAYLSSGTWSLLGVETKVARVSRKAFFENYTNEWGAHNTIRFLKNIMGMWLVQEVARMQNYQISYAEMAELAAKEPAFQQWIDINDQRFLNPENMIQEIQSYCRETNQTVPTSPGAIARCIYDNLALCYAVELEKLEAITGVEDIIDTLYIVGGGSNNTFLNQLTADVANIRVQAGPGEATAIGNLALQMITVGDCSSIEEARKIIKASFPCTEYHPRENQSTVLTNYKKFLKVRNY from the coding sequence GTGGAACACTATCTTGCGGTAGATATCGGTGCATCTAGCGGACGCGTCCTTTTAAGTACCTTAAATGACGGCAAAATGTCATTGACTGAAATCCATCGTTTTAAAAATGGGTTTTCATTCCGTGATGGACATGATCGTTGGGCCATCGAAGAATTAGTAACAAATATCATCAAAGGGCTGGAATTAGCTAAAGAGCAATACGGCGTGGAAAGTTGTACATTAGGAATTGATACATGGGCGGTTGATTATTGTCTTATTGATAAAGAAGGCAATTTACTGGCAGATCCGATAGCTTATCGAGATGCCCGGACAGAGTATGCAGTTGAGAAAGTGAGCCAAGAAATATCGCTGGATGAGCTGTATGAGCGAACCGGTATTCAGATACAACCATTTAACACATTATTTCAGTTATTTGTGGAAGATAAAACGTTACTTGATAAAGCAGATAAAATTGCACTCATTCCAGACTATCTGGGGTATCGTTTGACAGGTAATTTGGTGACAGAAAAAACAAATGCTTCAACCACACAACTGCTGAATCCCGGTACTTTGACTTGGGATGTGAAATTGATGCAAATTTTGGGAATTGATACGAGCTATTTTGCGCCACTGGTTGATGCCGGTAACATTTTAGGAAAGTTAGCAAAAGACCAGTTTCCAGCAAATGATTTACCTGAAACAACTGTTATTACAGTAGCAACTCATGATACAGCATCAGCCGTTTTAGGCACGCCAAGTAACTCTACAGATAATTGGGCGTACTTAAGCAGTGGTACTTGGTCACTTCTTGGAGTAGAGACAAAAGTTGCAAGAGTATCACGGAAAGCCTTTTTTGAAAACTATACCAATGAGTGGGGTGCTCATAACACTATTCGCTTCTTGAAAAATATTATGGGTATGTGGTTGGTTCAAGAGGTTGCCCGCATGCAAAATTATCAAATCTCTTATGCTGAAATGGCGGAGTTAGCTGCCAAAGAGCCGGCTTTTCAACAGTGGATTGACATCAATGATCAAAGGTTCTTAAATCCAGAAAATATGATTCAAGAGATACAATCCTATTGTAGAGAAACAAATCAAACAGTACCAACATCACCTGGTGCAATTGCACGATGTATCTATGATAATTTAGCACTTTGCTACGCAGTAGAATTGGAAAAATTAGAGGCTATTACTGGTGTGGAAGATATCATCGATACTCTCTATATTGTAGGTGGCGGATCTAACAATACTTTTTTAAATCAGTTGACTGCAGATGTTGCCAATATTCGTGTACAAGCTGGGCCGGGTGAGGCAACAGCAATTGGGAACCTTGCGCTACAAATGATTACGGTCGGTGACTGTTCATCAATTGAAGAAGCAAGAAAAATAATCAAAGCCTCTTTCCCTTGCACTGAATATCACCCTAGAGAAAATCAATCAACTGTATTAACAAACTATAAAAAATTTTTGAAAGTGAGGAATTACTAA
- the rhaA gene encoding L-rhamnose isomerase yields the protein MSEVKQKYQVAKEAYAKVGVDTDAVLEKLANVKISMHVWQGDDVKGFLSDAELSGGISVTGNHPGVAKNPDQLRQDLEKAYSLIPGKHKLNLHAIYLDTDEQVDLDQIEPKHFEKWVAWAKEQGLGLDFNPTFFSHPMFKDGFTLASPDKEVRDFWIEHGKRARKIAAYFGEELGQVAVNNFWVPDGYKDNPIDRYTPRKRLMESLDAIFEEDFNPEYTLDAVESKLFGLGAEAYTVGSHEFYMGYGLTRNKLICLDAGHFHPTEVISNKLSSLALFGEGLLLHVSRPVRWDSDHVVIMDDELQEIGKELVRNDLLAKTHIGLDFFDATINRVAAWVIGTRNTQKALLKGMLEPTEKLKEIELAGDFTTRLVMTEELKDFPFADVWNYYCEINNVPVGLDWYKEAQSYEHNVLLNR from the coding sequence ATGAGTGAGGTAAAACAAAAATATCAAGTTGCCAAAGAAGCCTATGCGAAAGTTGGTGTCGATACAGATGCAGTTTTAGAAAAATTAGCAAATGTAAAAATTTCGATGCACGTATGGCAAGGCGATGATGTTAAAGGATTTTTAAGTGATGCAGAACTATCAGGAGGGATTTCAGTTACAGGAAATCACCCAGGAGTTGCGAAAAATCCAGATCAATTACGTCAAGACTTAGAAAAAGCTTATTCTTTAATCCCAGGCAAGCATAAGTTGAATCTTCATGCAATTTATTTAGATACGGATGAACAAGTAGATTTAGATCAAATTGAGCCAAAACATTTTGAAAAATGGGTAGCATGGGCCAAAGAACAAGGATTAGGTTTGGATTTCAATCCAACTTTCTTTTCACATCCGATGTTTAAAGATGGTTTTACGCTAGCCTCTCCTGATAAAGAAGTTCGTGATTTTTGGATTGAGCATGGGAAACGAGCACGTAAAATTGCCGCTTATTTTGGTGAAGAATTAGGTCAAGTAGCAGTCAATAATTTTTGGGTACCAGATGGCTATAAAGACAATCCAATCGATCGCTATACACCTAGAAAACGATTAATGGAATCATTAGATGCAATTTTTGAAGAGGATTTTAATCCCGAATATACCCTTGATGCAGTTGAAAGTAAGCTATTCGGTCTTGGTGCAGAAGCTTATACAGTCGGTTCGCATGAATTTTATATGGGATATGGTTTAACACGTAATAAATTAATCTGTTTAGATGCGGGACATTTCCATCCAACGGAAGTTATTTCCAATAAATTATCATCATTGGCACTATTTGGCGAAGGATTATTATTACATGTTTCTCGACCGGTTCGTTGGGATTCTGATCATGTAGTGATTATGGATGATGAACTTCAAGAAATTGGTAAAGAGTTGGTACGTAATGATTTATTAGCAAAAACGCATATTGGATTGGATTTCTTTGATGCGACAATTAATCGCGTAGCTGCATGGGTAATTGGTACACGTAACACGCAAAAAGCATTACTTAAAGGTATGCTTGAGCCAACTGAAAAATTAAAAGAGATTGAATTAGCAGGTGATTTTACTACTAGATTAGTGATGACAGAAGAACTAAAAGATTTTCCATTTGCCGATGTATGGAATTATTACTGCGAAATAAATAATGTACCGGTAGGACTTGATTGGTACAAAGAAGCACAATCCTATGAACATAATGTGTTACTAAATCGCTAA
- the rhaD gene encoding rhamnulose-1-phosphate aldolase has translation MKKISMLQAPFVKEMIETTSNLYRLGWDERNGGNISYLLSEEEVTPFVDIQNVIRQIPMIFDASALKGRYFLVTGSGKYFKNVEFAPSENIGLVRVAENGKTLDLLWGLENDAKPTSELPSHFMSHIARLEVDPENRIIMHNHATHLLAMTFTHELDERAFTRTLWQMCTECLVVFPEGVSIIPWLVPGTNEIGEATSEKMKETRLVLWPQHGIYGAGKDMDEVFGLIETAEKAAKVYTYVQAQGGVKQTISDEDLWKLARAFGVTPHAGYLATN, from the coding sequence ATGAAAAAAATATCAATGTTACAAGCACCCTTTGTCAAAGAAATGATTGAAACAACAAGTAATTTGTACCGTTTAGGTTGGGATGAACGGAATGGTGGAAATATTTCATATCTTTTAAGTGAGGAAGAAGTAACTCCTTTTGTAGATATCCAAAATGTTATTCGACAAATTCCAATGATTTTTGATGCAAGTGCTCTAAAAGGCCGTTACTTTTTAGTAACAGGGTCAGGCAAGTACTTTAAAAATGTGGAGTTTGCGCCTTCAGAAAATATTGGGCTAGTTCGTGTCGCTGAAAACGGTAAAACATTAGATTTGTTATGGGGATTAGAAAATGACGCAAAACCAACAAGTGAATTGCCAAGTCATTTTATGAGTCATATAGCCCGATTGGAAGTAGATCCGGAGAATCGTATTATCATGCACAATCATGCAACTCATCTATTGGCAATGACGTTTACTCATGAACTGGACGAACGTGCCTTTACACGCACCTTATGGCAAATGTGTACAGAATGTCTCGTTGTTTTCCCAGAAGGGGTATCGATTATTCCTTGGTTAGTCCCTGGTACAAACGAAATTGGTGAAGCAACTTCTGAAAAAATGAAAGAAACGAGACTCGTTTTATGGCCACAACATGGTATTTATGGTGCAGGAAAAGATATGGATGAAGTGTTTGGATTGATTGAAACAGCTGAAAAAGCAGCAAAAGTATACACATATGTCCAAGCCCAAGGTGGCGTGAAACAAACCATCAGCGATGAAGACTTATGGAAACTCGCACGTGCTTTTGGAGTGACACCACATGCTGGCTATTTAGCAACAAACTAG
- the fucO gene encoding lactaldehyde reductase, whose product MINRMILNETSYFGKGAIGEIPVEVKKRGYQKVVVVTDKDLVKFEVATRVTNLLSEQGIDFTLYDDIVPNPTIQNVQEGVAFVKNAEADCLIAIGGGSPIDTAKAIGIIVTNPEFSDVRSLEGVANTKNPCLPILAVPTTSGTAAEVTINYVITDVENHRKFVCADPHDIPVVAFVDSDMMMGMPARLAASTGMDAMTHAIEGLITKGAWEMTDMLHLKAIEIIGRSIEDAVNGNQVAREDMALGQYLAGMGFSNVGLGLVHGMAHPLSAWYNIPHGVACATLLPTIMRFNKEYTVEKYREIAKVLQLAEKDADLETVRDAACNEISRLSEAVGIPKTISELGVKEEDIPQVAADALKDVCTPGNPREVEVAEIIALYRSLM is encoded by the coding sequence ATGATAAACAGAATGATTTTAAATGAAACTTCATATTTTGGTAAAGGTGCCATTGGAGAGATTCCAGTTGAAGTAAAAAAGAGAGGCTATCAAAAAGTTGTCGTAGTGACTGATAAAGATTTGGTAAAATTTGAAGTTGCTACTCGTGTAACGAATTTACTTAGTGAACAGGGAATTGATTTTACATTATACGATGACATCGTTCCAAATCCGACGATTCAAAATGTTCAAGAAGGGGTTGCATTTGTCAAAAATGCAGAAGCAGACTGCTTGATTGCTATTGGTGGAGGTTCACCTATCGATACAGCGAAAGCTATTGGGATTATTGTTACTAATCCTGAGTTCTCAGATGTTCGCAGCTTAGAGGGCGTAGCGAACACCAAGAATCCTTGTTTGCCAATTTTGGCCGTTCCGACGACTTCAGGAACAGCAGCAGAAGTGACAATAAATTATGTGATTACAGATGTTGAAAATCATCGTAAATTTGTTTGTGCAGACCCGCATGATATCCCAGTAGTAGCATTTGTGGACAGCGATATGATGATGGGTATGCCAGCTAGACTAGCAGCTTCAACAGGGATGGATGCGATGACACATGCAATTGAAGGGCTAATAACAAAAGGCGCTTGGGAAATGACAGATATGCTTCATTTAAAAGCAATCGAAATTATCGGCCGAAGTATTGAAGATGCAGTAAACGGCAATCAAGTTGCTAGAGAAGATATGGCATTGGGTCAATATTTAGCTGGGATGGGTTTTTCAAATGTTGGTTTGGGATTGGTCCATGGTATGGCACACCCTTTATCAGCTTGGTACAATATCCCTCACGGAGTAGCCTGTGCTACTTTATTACCAACAATCATGCGTTTTAATAAAGAATACACAGTAGAAAAATATCGAGAAATTGCGAAAGTTCTCCAGTTAGCAGAGAAAGATGCAGATCTTGAAACTGTACGCGATGCTGCATGCAATGAAATTTCTCGTTTAAGTGAAGCAGTCGGTATTCCGAAAACCATCTCTGAATTAGGTGTCAAAGAAGAAGATATTCCACAAGTTGCAGCAGATGCGTTAAAAGATGTTTGCACACCAGGAAATCCAAGAGAGGTCGAAGTTGCAGAAATTATCGCATTGTATCGATCTTTAATGTAG